The following is a genomic window from Neurospora crassa OR74A linkage group III, whole genome shotgun sequence.
CCACtcacacctacctacctacttacctacctaccttacccaTCTATTTCACGCAGACATAGCACACACAACCAAACACCAAAACGGTGAGATTTGGTTGTCAATTGCatacctttttttctctggAATATTCCCACTCAATGATCATCTCTACgtacttacctaggtactttaAGCCTTTCTTCACAACAGGTACCCAACACAATACAAAAGCGTTCATAAAGAGTATGTATGTGGACTGGAAATCATCAAATGAACAATCCCTCACGAAACACAACCAAATACCTACATAAGCAgcagcccccccccccacgaACAGCCATGTGCAGCCATCCATTACCCCAGATTAGAGACCCGGATGACGGCTCGGCGTGGCGTGGCTGTGACTGTGAATCTCACACcgcaacacacacacacacacacacacacacactgcATCCGCgaatctacctacctaggtagttgaTCTAACCTAACATAACCTAACCAATCTGTGATGGTCACATTCAATGCAATGCAAGGAGTTACGTCGTCATAGCCATCCAGGCTTTACTgagaccaagaccaagaccgaGACCAAGACCGAGACTACAACCGTTCATTCTAGGCACGTATGGtagagtgagtgagtgtcaCTTGGTCAGTCAGCAAGACGAAAGTGAAAGGTGTTCGTCGTTGGGGGAAGGATGTTAGAccaggtagataggtagggtTTCATTGAATCTGACAGTGACTGACTCCTATAGGTATGGGAGTCACACACAGCCTTGCGGAAgtgggtacctaggtacctaggtaggtaggtaaccgTGGGTGTCAAGTGGTTGAGACTTGAGAGATCGTgctgtgtaggtaggtaggtaggtaggtaagcacCGACGCAACCGACACCCACTCTCTACACCACACAGACAGATCTCTCAACCACTTGACACCAAGGGTTGTCTGTTGGACTTTCCACTTGGGGATGGTGCTTGGAGGTACTTGTTGCTTTTACTACCTAGGCAGGCTCAGCAGGTATCCAGAGGTAGGTTCTGGACAGGAGTGAGGCTGCGAAGATGAAAAAAGACAAGTACACTTGTTTTGGTGGTTGTTTGTTGGGTTATGTTGcatgtcagtcagtcagtcagttaTTACGGTCCTTGCAGTTATCGGAATATACATACCCCGGACTATAAACCATGTATGAAGTATGTCGTTTTCGTAAGATGACTAACTGGGCTTACGAGTTTGGTAGGTATCATATCTGCGGAGACCAGAaaacataggtaggtacttctGATATTCCGATGTGATGGGAATTCCAAAGAATGATGTCAGGTGCAGCATTACtaactcactcactcactccctttttctttttttccactCGCTGTTTTCTTCCCAACTACAACTTACTCTTCCCATCTCCACCtccgtttttttttcgttcACCGTTGAGAAGGGAATGAAAGCGACATGTCTTTTATCCATTATCAtctccgtttttttttttttttttaacctAGTTCGGTACCTACGGTATTACTCATTCACCGTGCTGAGGTGTGCTGGTTGATGTGGCTTCGTCTTCGTacatgtaggtaggtacacttACCATTGCTTACCAACTACTATGGCAACCTTGTACCATAAACCTTGACACCAGACCTTGAAAAGAAAATTCCACTTATTTATCCAGTTGACTGGATCACACTTGTTACTGGTCACTTGAGCCTCAatggaaggaaaaaaaaaaaaaaaaaaaaagaaaaagaaaaaaaccaaaaaaaaaaaaaaaaaaaaaaaaaaaaaaatttaccTACATACTTGGTCGTGACAAACCCATAATTCGAAATCGAATACATATACGTACAATAACATGTGATTGGCTGACTGTGATGAACTTGGGGAATTTTGAgagttgaggttgagatATGATAAAAACATGAATCATTTTGTTCTGTTATGAGCACCAACACACACTCTAAGCGCCGGTGACAAGAGTTTCTCACTTCGGGGTTTccgtgaaaaaaaaaaaagaattgtGAGAAGAGACTGAGGAGGGGAATATGTGATTGCTCGATTTGCACAGCAACGGCGGGGCATATGGAGAGATTGAAAGCCCCCTTACTGTCTCGATCCAAACTGGGTCATATGTTGGGTGCTGGGTTTTCGGGGTTTAGCGGTTGACGGTCGCGGTACCCGGCCAAGCGGTTATTTTTATACCCAGGTTATCAAGTGAGGTACGCTAGATGATGCTAGTACCAGCCGGCACGGGCATTCATGTACATCGATGGATGCTGAAGAGACATTACAAGTTACAACCGCTATTATAAGCATCCCAACCGCTCAGTATCATCATCTGCAAACAAACAACATCCTAACCTACAATATACTCCCCTGACTACTCCCCGCAAAACTCCCACTCCTCCCTTCCCTCGTCCCACCCTGCCCCTGGAAATAATCCCTCCTCTCAACACCCAACAGTCCAGCACtctctccccttccctcctgCCTCCCCAGCCCACTCCCCATTCTCCCACTACCAGTACCCCCTGCACCCCCCGCTCCCACAGCATCTCTCACCCGCTCCTCCGCCCCATTCATTACATGCCACACGTCCTTCCTCGTCAATAGTCCCTGCAACACTCCCCTCTCCGCAAAAAGCACATACCGCACCCCCAACTTCTGGAAATAACTCACGGCCAGATGCAACGGGCTCCTACCGGGAAGGGTGAGGGGCGTCTGGTCCATCCACGGTCTTAGATCCAACGTAGTCAACGGGTCCGCAAGCGGCTGATGACTGAAGAAGCACTCCGTTTCAGGCGGTAAGTTAGACGCTCTTCCGCCGGGAGAATAGAGGACGTAGGACAGCTCAGCGCGGGAGATGTACCCCAAGAGCACCGCATCGCGCGGGTTGGAGATGACGGGGTACCCGCGGTAAGGTGTGGTTTCGAGGATTTTCTGCAGTGAAGCGATCGTGTGCCCCGTGGCAGTAAGGACGATGAGGTCCGAGTCCAAGCGGGTCATGATCTGACTAGCTGGCACGTCGGGGATCAGCGGGCTCAAGTCTTCGCCCGAGTTGTTGGGGTCCAGATAGGGGTACGAGTTGAAGTGGATCCAAGACTCGTAGATGCCTCTGCGAGAAAAAGCGTCGCCGACCCATTTGGCGATCATGACGGAGATCATGATGGGTAGAACGTAAGTCAGGGCGCCGGTGAGCTCAAAGGTGATGACGACTATGGAAACGGTCATACGGGTTACGCCCGTGAGAAAGGCGGCAGCGCCGATGATGGCGTAGGTGCCTGGGGTGATGCAGGGGACGTCAGGCTCGCATTGGTGTAGGAAAAGCGGGAAGTTGGGGGCGGCGCGCTGGAAGAGTTCCATGAGGATTCCCAAGGCACGGCCGGTCAGGGCGCCGATGGCCATGGAAGGGAGGATGATGCCGGCGGGGATTTGCAGGCCGAAGGTCACGGctgcgaagaagaagccaaggacggcggcgaagatgaggagggtgATGGTGCCGAAGGAGGCGGCGCCTGTCTTGCAGAGACCGAATTGGTCATCGACGATCTTAGCGCACTCGGTGAAAAGGTTAGAGACTAGCTCGGAGGTTTGGGCGCGCATATAGTGGTTGGGGTAGTTGATGAGGGCGGTTAAGGCCGCGACGATGGCCACTTGGGTGACGGGACCGGGAAGCCACCTGGTGGATTTCTTCCATTCGGCGACGCGCATGTTGGCTTTGATGAAGAGACCGCCGTAGACGCCGCCTAGGATGCCCAGAAGGACAAAAGGGACGAGTTCAAAGCCATGCCAGCCGGACGAGTATTTGACTTGGTAAAGCACCAGCTTGCCGGATCTGAAGGGGTCAAGGGCCTGGAGAGTGACGGCAGCCGTCATGGCACATACGAAGCTCTGCCACATGGTTTTGTCGGGGAAATAGTAGGAAAGCTGTTCAAGACTGAAGAGCACGCCGCCGATGGGGGAGCCAAAGGCCACGGATATTCCGGCGGCAGCCGCTGCGGACAGGATTTCTCTCTTACGTGCTGTCAGGGGTTAGCTTGGGACGTGAATAGGTAGATTCACTACACCACATACCTTCATTGTTGTTGATACTCGGAAAGAGCTTGATGAAGACGTTTGCGCAACAGCAGGCGACATGAACCAAGGGACCTTCTTTGCCCAACCACATGCCGGACGCAACAGCAAGCACAAGACCTAGCGACTTTGTCACCAAGGTCTGGATACCTAGAAACCTGCGGATGACGAAGCCTCCCAAGACAGTCTTGATTTCGGGGATACCACTGTGTTTAGCATGGATGGCATATTCCTTAACCAAGATGGCAGCAGAAACGGCAAAGGATAACTGTAGCTTAGATCAGCTGGGGTTGCCTTCATGTCTGGTCGGACTTTGGGGGGAAAAGCATACTGCTAGGAATACGTAAAAGAAGTACTCGAGGAACCACTTGCCACCTCCTGAATAGATACCAAAAGCCTTGGCCCAGGGATACCAGCCCTGGCATTGGGCATGGTCCTCATAGCCCAAGCAACATGAGCTCTTGCTTAGGTGAAAAGCTCCGCCGTCAACCGTTGAGCAGAATCCGAACTTGAGATCCGCCAGCCAATCGGTGGCTACATCGATAGCGGCAGCCAACAGACCAGCAGCCAGACCAGCCAACAGCAGAACAATCCAGACCTGGCTGTTGTCGAGGAGCAGGCGGATCCGGCCCACGAGACTGTTGGAGCCGGAAGATAGCATTCGCAGTCTTGAGCGTTCCTTGGTGTACTCAAAGATCCAGTCGATGGCGGTCAAGTCCTCGTAGCCAACTCTCCTACCCGGGCCTTCGACATACCAATCCATGGGCCCGCCATCTTTCGACCCAGACTGCGTGCCATCTAGCCGGGTATTTGACGTAGGTGATGGTCGGCCAGGCACATCGTGAGAGGTCCGAGGAGACCGTCCACCGGTCAAAGCTGAGAAGAGTCGCGATGGCTGAGAGAAGACGGATTGCTTTTTTTGTCTGCGCTTGAACGACATGGGCTGGTCCAGGTCATCTCGCAGAGGGTCCTCATCGAGGAtcatgtcgttgtcgttgtcatgattgttgttgtggtcaTTATCCTCGCCCAAAAGATCCAACTCGTCCCGGTCGTCTTCAATGGTTGCGCGACGGTGTTCTTCCCATTCATGTTGGCTGTCGAATGCTGCTGGGGTTGCCGAACTGGAAGGATACCCGTCGTCCATCCTCGCACTTCTAGAAGCCATAGTAGTGAATACAATGACCGAGCATTTCCCATTCTCGTCTCAAAACAGAGATGCCGGTGGAGGGGATGTCGTCTTGTTCCTGAGATGAACATTCAGCTTCATTAGGCGAGTTGTCCAGCAGTGAGGCGTAGTGCGATGGCGGCGCTGTTAGGCCTGATAAAGGCATGTTCTTATCGGGGCGCATCAGGGACATGCACAGCATTGACAGGGCCAAGCCTGCTAACGCTTGGCGGTCCTTGTCAGGACATTCGGGTCCGGTACGAAGTACGGGACCGTGCATCACGCTGTTACCCCGCACACCCCattataaaggaaggaggGTTATAGATATATACAAGTAGAAGGAGGTCGCTAGGTAAATTCTGGGAAAGAtaggaaagaggaaagtaTCTATAAAGGAAGGCACTTATAGAGTATGGGAaagctaggtagaggtaggtacctgatAGGACCTAGGTTAGGTACGGattctatatatacctaggtatatatGTAAGACCGGTTCCCTTGGGCCTTTAAAGGTCTCCTTTTTCCAGCCAGTCAGATCAGATCATCTTCCAAATCAATCCAATTGAATGCAAACCGCTATTCCCTGACAGTCCTGGAGTTAAGCACATTGCCAAGACCCAAACCCACTTGATGGAAAATGCCAAGACCTTTACATCAACGACGTCCCTTCTATTCTTCCATTTTCTGTGTGTGCATTGACTTTCATTCATAAAGGATTGTGACGTGgaaaaatatataggaaatatttttaaattcaaGACTGAATATGAACTTTTGGCTGGTGTAGGAATCTGAGTGGACAATCTCCCATACAAATCAATTTTCCAGCAGCAAGCCGTGAACTTCGTCATCCATCAATCATCCTTCTTCCAAATCCACAACCTCAACTCAACAACACCCACTCACGTAAAGGAACCACAAACATCACAACCAAAACAAATCATGAGTGAACCAACCCTACAATCCGTCATGAACGAGCCAACTCAACAACAAACCGGGCAGCCTGATCCCATACAAAATGCCCAAACACTCCTTAGAGCAAAGGACGACACCTCCCGCTTTGTGGGCCTCGCCCTTCTCAAGTCAGTACTCGACAACTCGGAAGAGTTGAGAAACAACCAAGAGGCAGTCCGCGGTCTCTGGAAGAGCGTTCCGTCAAAGTTCCTGGATCGGCTAATCAAGACCGGCTCGCGTCAGCAGTCCCAGTCCGAAGGGGGAGGAAACAAGAATGCCCGGGACATGCTAGATTTGGCCGTGGCCATCATCCACACCTTTGCCGCTCTGGTGCCCGAAGACAATAAACGAGACTCGCGGTTTACCGAGAGGATACCACATTTGGTTGCGTGTCTTTTGAACTGGTGAGTTCTTCTCATCATACCTTTACAAGTTCTCAAAAAACTTACCACAAAACAGTTCAAACGAGACAACCAAGCTGGTCCTAGAAACCCTCTCAGCCCTCGTCACCACGCCAGACGGCGCCAAAGCCTTCATCGCCCTAGACGACGTCACCACTCTGATCGAAATCGCCCCCTCTCAGCCCTTAGTCCTCGACATCTTCTTCTATGCCTGGCTAAACGCTACGAGTTcatccgtctcctcctccgccgaggACAAGGACCTCCTGCGAACCAAAATCGACCACACCATCACCGCTCtcgtctcctccttcaaaGGCACCGACGCCGTCACCCTCCTCGACTTCCTCGCCAACCTGCTCCCCCGTCTCGAGCCCCAAGTTTCACCGCAAAACCCTAAATGGCTACCCACTCTCAACCTCTTCATCCGCAACCTCGTCTCCAGCCGGCCTACCCCCGCCGGCCGCGCCGCTTATACCAACCTCTCTGCTGCCCTACTGGAAGTTTACCCCTCGGTCGCTCCGCAACTGCTCTTCACCGATGACCCCTCCGGCAAAGGCACATCCAAAGCCAACAGCCCATCCGACGACAACAAACCCTTCTCGTACCTGCTCATCTCCATTCTCCTAATCGACATCCGTTCCACGGCCCCGACCCTCTTATCCCAGCTCAACAGCCCTTCCTACCCTCAATCCTCCCGCCGCCTAAGCTCCGCATTCAACATCATCTCCCACTACCTCGGTTTCCTCCTCCGCTCCCTCgacccttcctcctcttccgactccctcctcccggaccccaccttcctcctcaaacTCCGCACCTCCCTCTCCGAGACCTTCTCCCTCACTCTCGAATTCCTGCGAGACCGCTACGACGCCAGCGTAGCAGGCGCCATGGGCCTGGACCCGTCCGCCCGCTCCTCCACCGCCCATGACTCCGCCTCGGGCGCCTCCCACCTGACTCTCTCCTGGGAAAGTATGAAAGACAGCGTCGAGCAAGACCCCTTGATCCTCGCAGCCATTCGCGCACTGGCCATTTGGTTAAGGGAAGACGACAACGAGCAGCTCCGCAAGGAAGCCAGTGGATTAGGCGACTTATTCATTGATCTATACCGCCATAGCTGCCACCCTCCCGACCCGACGAAAGGCGATAGGTTGGATTTCCGAAGACCAGTGTTGATGGCGTGGGAAGGGCTGGTGGAAGAACGTAAGGGGGTTGAAAGCTTCTTGGCGAATGGGGGGTGGCAGGCCTTGGCTGATGATTTGGTGGGGATCCTTCAGTCTACTACTACcagtacttcttcttcttcttctgcttcgtTGTCGTCTTCTGgggaagtagtagtagtggaCGAAGCGGAAGCAGCAAGGGGTACAGAAATCGTTCGCGTGCTACTGCAAGTTGCTGAACTGGAGAGGCCTGGACCAAAAGAGGAGTGGTTGGATTTAGTCACCAAGGTGGCGGCGTGGTATAttcccgaggaggaggaaggcgatCAAGACGTGGAGATGGTAGGCAAGGAATCGAAGCTGGTGGTGTATGAGTTCCAGGTTGCTACGCTGCAGCTCGTTACGGCGTTGTTGGCGGGCAGTCATCCGGGGGTGCAGAGACGGTATGTGCATTCTACCACCGCGGTATTGGGGATTGCGAGGGTGCTGATGGGGAAGGTAAGGAAGGTTGGGGATGGGGAGCTGGTGGAGGCGTTGGAGGATGTGTTGGCGACGTTGGGTGGGTTGAGGTAGATTGGTACATCGTGTGGGTGGAAAGTGATGGGACAGCTGGAAATATGGAAGAGGGGTTGGAAATAGGGAGACTGAAAGATACCCAATTCATTTTATTCCGTACCACTGATGCTACCCCTCATGCTCTTTTTATCACGTCTAACACTATTATTGTGTTCCAGTCAATGTAAGCATGTGCTGCTCCTTCCTTGTCACCTTTGCAGTAATAATGCTGGGTTGACTACAAGCCGCTTTCCACGATACCTTCCCTTCAAAAACGACGTTGAGGGTTACACCACCCACGGCACGGAGAGCTCTCTTCTGTTTCGAAACTGAACTCTTTTCTTACAAATTCCTCAGACGAGCCTTTTGCATTGAGCGCTTTTCTCACGACAGCCTCTTCCTTCACGACATCCTTTTTCATCCACCGGGCTCTCCTCTTCACTGACTCTTTTGGTGGTTCATGTCTAGtagtcgtcctcgtcatccgtGTGGCGGCGAGGACTATCCGCCCTTTCAGAAGCATCTCTCTCACGTCgcctatcctcctcctcctcatcatcatgatgCTCCGCTTGCCCCTGCTGCTCCATCTGCTCCTCCTGGTACTCCTCGCTGACACCAGAGTATCCGATCGGGTTAAGCTCGAATTGCTTGATATCAGCCTTGAGGCCCTCATGCGGCTCATCAATTGTTACGTGCAACTCGTCAGGGAACCTTTCGCTGTCGTCGGCTATCTTTTGTGCAATGTTGCGAGTGCGCTGATTCCGGAGGGTGCTGCGCTGCATAATGGGATAGTAATACATGCCCCTCTGATCGGTGGTGCTGTCGCCCTCTCCCACGTCGTCGCGGAACGCCAAGATAACTTCGCCATTGTATTTCGTGTCGTGATCGTACTCGGTCTCGGCCGAGGTCTCGTAGGGACGCAGGCGGGGGAATACAAAGTGCGGACCCTTGCCGTCCTTGTGTGGGTATAGACCTTCAGAGTCGCGATCCGGGTTATCGACGTCGAATCTTGCGCGGAAAAGATTGCTTTCCTTGGCATCCGAGGGAAGATATAGGTTGTAGTTCATCATGGAACTAGGGGCAGGATGGTTCTGTGGATCTTCATTGTGTAGCTCTTGCGCCAGCTGGAAGGCCTGTTCTTCGGCTTCACTCCGCTCAATGGGCTTCAAGATGCCCGCAAGCATGCGAGGATCATACTTGTCGCTCGAGTTAacggggttggtggtgaacTTGACCGTCACGTAAGCACCAGAGTCGGGGAATGCCGTGGTGTCGGGGAGTAGAGGGAAAGCATCGATGCATTTGACGTTGCGCTTGGTCGGATGCCTGACCTTGGTCTTGTCGGCCAGATTGGCTGCGGCAATATCGAAGCTCTTTTCAATACGGCGACGAATCCAGGCGGGAGTGCCCTTGTCGGGTTCGGGAGAGGCCTTGCGTTTCTGGGGTCGCTTGAGGGCGTTGTCCTTGTTGGAGCTGTTGGATGAGCGGTTGTTGAGGAAGACATTGTCCCTCTTGACTTGTACTGAGGCGATATATTCGGTGCGGCGGAGGAAAGATACCGACTCGGTGCCGATCTTGGGCTTACCGAGTGTGTTGAGTGGTCTGAGGAGAAGACGATCGTGT
Proteins encoded in this region:
- a CDS encoding chloride channel protein 3, which produces MASRSARMDDGYPSSSATPAAFDSQHEWEEHRRATIEDDRDELDLLGEDNDHNNNHDNDNDMILDEDPLRDDLDQPMSFKRRQKKQSVFSQPSRLFSALTGGRSPRTSHDVPGRPSPTSNTRLDGTQSGSKDGGPMDWYVEGPGRRVGYEDLTAIDWIFEYTKERSRLRMLSSGSNSLVGRIRLLLDNSQVWIVLLLAGLAAGLLAAAIDVATDWLADLKFGFCSTVDGGAFHLSKSSCCLGYEDHAQCQGWYPWAKAFGIYSGGGKWFLEYFFYVFLALSFAVSAAILVKEYAIHAKHSGIPEIKTVLGGFVIRRFLGIQTLVTKSLGLVLAVASGMWLGKEGPLVHVACCCANVFIKLFPSINNNEARKREILSAAAAAGISVAFGSPIGGVLFSLEQLSYYFPDKTMWQSFVCAMTAAVTLQALDPFRSGKLVLYQVKYSSGWHGFELVPFVLLGILGGVYGGLFIKANMRVAEWKKSTRWLPGPVTQVAIVAALTALINYPNHYMRAQTSELVSNLFTECAKIVDDQFGLCKTGAASFGTITLLIFAAVLGFFFAAVTFGLQIPAGIILPSMAIGALTGRALGILMELFQRAAPNFPLFLHQCEPDVPCITPGTYAIIGAAAFLTGVTRMTVSIVVITFELTGALTYVLPIMISVMIAKWVGDAFSRRGIYESWIHFNSYPYLDPNNSGEDLSPLIPDVPASQIMTRLDSDLIVLTATGHTIASLQKILETTPYRGYPVISNPRDAVLLGYISRAELSYVLYSPGGRASNLPPETECFFSHQPLADPLTTLDLRPWMDQTPLTLPGRSPLHLAVSYFQKLGVRYVLFAERGVLQGLLTRKDVWHVMNGAEERVRDAVGAGGAGGTGSGRMGSGLGRQEGRGESAGLLGVERRDYFQGQGGTREGRSGSFAGSSQGSIL